A window of the Cygnus atratus isolate AKBS03 ecotype Queensland, Australia chromosome 4, CAtr_DNAZoo_HiC_assembly, whole genome shotgun sequence genome harbors these coding sequences:
- the SMARCA5 gene encoding SWI/SNF-related matrix-associated actin-dependent regulator of chromatin subfamily A member 5 yields MSAGQQGPTPPQPDEPPAPPPQPPAPPGTASSEAAGTAPPAAGPAGGDAAMEESFDDASPGKQKEIQEADPTYEEKMQTDRANRFEYLLKQTELFAHFIQPAAQKTPTSPLKMKPGRPRIKKDEKQNLLSVGDYRHRRTEQEEDEELLTESSKTTNVCTRFEESPSYVKWGKLRDYQVRGLNWLISLYENGINGILADEMGLGKTLQTISLLGYMKHYRNIPGPHMVLVPKSTLHNWMNEFKRWVPTLRAVCLIGDKDQRAAFVRDVLLPGEWDVCVTSYEMLIKEKSVFKKFNWRYLVIDEAHRIKNEKSKLSEIVREFKTTNRLLLTGTPLQNNLHELWALLNFLLPDVFNSSEDFDSWFDTNNCLGDQKLVERLHMVLRPFLLRRIKADVEKSLPPKKEVKIYVGLSKMQREWYTRILMKDIDILNSAGKLDKMRLLNILMQLRKCCNHPYLFDGAEPGPPYTTDMHLVTNSGKMVVLDKLLPKLKEQDSRVLIFSQMTRVLDILEDYCMWRNYEYCRLDGQTPHDERQASINAYNEPGSSKFVFMLSTRAGGLGINLATADVVILYDSDWNPQVDLQAMDRAHRIGQTKTVRVFRFITDNTVEERIVERAEMKLRLDSIVIQQGKLVDQNLNKLGKDEMLQMIRHGATHVFASKESEITDEDIDHILERGAKKTAEMNEKLSKMGESSLRNFTMDTESSVYNFEGEDYREKQKMAFTEWIEPPKRERKANYAVDAYFREALRVSEPKAPKAPRPPKQPNVQDFQFFPPRLFELLEKEILYYRKTIGYKVPRNPDLPNAAQAQKEEQLKIDEAEPLNDEELEEKEKLLTQGFTNWNKRDFNQFIKANEKWGRDDIENIAREVEGKTPEEVIEYSAVFWERCNELQDIEKIMAQIERGEARIQRRISIKKALDTKIGRYKAPFHQLRISYGTNKGKNYTEEEDRFLICMLHKLGFDKENVYDELRQCIRNSPQFRFDWFLKSRTAMELQRRCNTLITLIERENMELEEKEKAEKKKRGPKPSSAQKRKMDGTPDGRGRKKKLKL; encoded by the exons ATGTCCGCCGGGCAGCAGGGGCCAACGCCGCCGCAACCGGACGAgccgcccgcgccgccgccgcagccgcccgccccgccgggcaCCGCCAGCAGCGAGGCCGCGGGGAcggctccccccgccgccggcccggccgGAGGCGACGCCGCGATGGAG GAATCTTTTGATGATGCGtcaccaggaaaacaaaaagaaatccaggAAGCAGATCCTACATACGAAGAGAAAATG CAAACAGACAGAGCAAACAGATTTGAGTATCTGTTGAAGCAGACTGAGCTGTTTGCTCACTTCATTCAGCCTGCTGCTCAGAAAACTCCAACTTcacctttgaaaatgaaaccaGGACGTCCACGAATAAAGAAGGATGAGAAACAGAATTTACTGTCAGTTGGCGA CTACCGACACCGTAGAACAGAACAGGAAGAAGACGAGGAACTGTTAACAGAAAGCTCCAAGACAACAAATGTCTGCACTCGATTTGAAGAATCTCCATCAT ATGTTAAATGGGGAAAGCTGCGTGATTATCAGGTCCGAGGACTGAACTGGCTCATTTCTTTGTATGAAAATGGCATCAATGGTATCCTAGCAGATGAAATG GGTCTCGGGAAGACACTGCAAACAATTTCTCTTCTTGGATATATGaaacactacagaaatattCCTGGTCCTCACATGGTGTTAGTTCCAAAGTCCACTCTACATAACTGGATGAATGAATTCAAGAGATGGGTACCTACACTTCGAGCAGTGTGTTTGATAGGTGACAAAGACCAGCGA GCTGCCTTTGTCAGAGATGTGTTGTTGCCAGGAGAATGGGATGTCTGCGTAACATCGTATGAAATGCttatcaaagaaaaatcagtgttcaAGAAGTTTAACTGGAGATACCTAGTTATAGATGAAGCCCAcaggattaaaaatgaaaagtcaaag TTATCAGAAATTGTGAGGGAATTCAAGACTACAAATCGGCTGCTATTAACTGGAACTCCACTTCAGAACAACCTACATGAACTCTGGGCACTTCTTAACTTCCTTTTGCCAGATGTCTTTAACTCATCTGAA GATTTTGATTCATGGTTTGATACAAACAACTGTCTAGGTGATCAAAAGTTGGTGGAACGTCTCCATATG GTGCTACGACCGTTCCTCCTACGTCGCATTAAGGCTGATGTAGAGAAAAGTTTGCCTCCAAAGAAGGAAGTTAAAATTTATGTGGGTCTCAGCAAAATGCAGCGAGAATG GTATACAAGAATCTTAATGAAGGATATAGATATATTGAATTCTGCTGGGAAGTTGGACAAAATGAGACTGTTGAATATCCTTATGCAACTACGAAAATGTTGCAATCATCCGTATCTCTTTGATGGAGCAGAACCTGGTCCACCTTACACAACAGATATGCATTTGGTCACCAACAGTGGCAAAATGGTAGTACTGGACAAATTACTGCCAAAGTTGAAAGAGCAAG ATTCAAGAGTCTTAATCTTCAGCCAGATGACCAGAGTCCTGGATATCTTGGAAGATTATTGTATGTGGCGAAATTATGAATACTGTAGATTGGATGGACAAACACCTCATGATGAGAGACag gctTCTATTAACGCATATAATGAACCTGGTAGCTCAAAATTTGTGTTCATGTTGAGTACACGGGCAGGAGGTCTTGGAATCAATTTGGCTACTGCTGATGTTGTAATTTTGTATGATTCAGACTGGAATCCACAAGTAGATCTTCAAGCTATG gATCGAGCACACAGAATTGGCCAAACAAAGACTGTTAGAGTGTTCAGATTTATCACAGACAATACAGTGGAAGAAAGAATAGTGGAACGTGCAGAAATGAAACTCCGGCTAGATTCCATCGTCATCCAGCAAGGCAA ACTGGTGGATCAAAACTTAAATAAACTTGGGAAGGATGAAATGCTGCAAATGATTAGACACGGAGCAACACATGTGTTTGCCTCAAAGGAAAGCGAGATTACAGATGAAGATATTGATCACATTTTGGAAAGAGGTGCAAAGAAG actgcagaaatgaatgaaaaacttTCAAAGATGGGTGAAAGCTCCCTCAGAAATTTCACAATGGATACAGAGTCCAGCGTGTATAATTTCGAAGGGGAGgactacagagaaaaacagaag ATGGCATTTACAGAGTGGATTGAACCACCTAAACGAGAAAGAAAAGCCAATTATGCTGTGGATGCTTACTTTAGAGAAGCTCTTCGAGTCAGCGAGCCAAAAGCACCCAAG gCACCGCGGCCTCCAAAGCAGCCAAATGTACAGGACTTTCAGTTCTTTCCTCCACGGCTCTTTGAACTATTGGAAAAAGAGATTCTCTACTACAGGAAAACAATCGGGTACAAG GTACCTCGTAATCCTGATCTGCCCAATGCAGCCCAAGCACAAAAGGAAGAGCAGCTTAAGATTGACGAGGCTGAACCTCTTAATGATGAAGAActagaagagaaagagaagcttCTAACCCAG GGATTTACTAACTGGAATAAGAGAGATTTTAACCAGTTCATCAAAGCTAATGAGAAGTGGGGCCGTGATGATATTGAAAATATAGCTCGAGAAGTAGAAGGAAAAACCCCAGAGGAAGTCATCGAGTATTCAG CTGTGTTCTGGGAAAGGTGCAACGAACTCCAAGACATTGAGAAGATCATGGCTCAGATAGAAAGAGGAGAAGCCAGAATTCAGAGACGAATTAGCATAAAAAAAGCACTTGATACAAAG attGGCAGATACAAAGCCCCCTTCCACCAGCTAAGAATATCATATGGTACCAATAAGGGGAAGAATTATACTGAAGAAGAGGATCGCTTTCTAATCTGTATGCTTCACAAGCTAGGATTTGATAAGGAAAACGTCTATGACGAATTAAGACAGTGTATCCGAAACTCGCCACAATTCAGATTTGACTGGTTTCTCAAGTCCAGAACTGCAATG GAGCTGCAAAGGAGATGCAATACTTTAATCACCCTgattgaaagagaaaacatggaactggaagaaaaggaaaaggcagaaaagaagaaacgtGGACCAAAACCATCTTCG